The Mustela erminea isolate mMusErm1 chromosome 18, mMusErm1.Pri, whole genome shotgun sequence genome has a window encoding:
- the MINK1 gene encoding misshapen-like kinase 1 isoform X6, protein MGDPAPARSLDDIDLSALRDPAGIFELVEVVGNGTYGQVYKGRHVKTGQLAAIKVMDVTEDEEEEIKQEINMLKKYSHHRNIATYYGAFIKKSPPGNDDQLWLVMEFCGAGSVTDLVKNTKGNALKEDCIAYICREILRGLAHLHAHKVIHRDIKGQNVLLTENAEVKLVDFGVSAQLDRTVGRRNTFIGTPYWMAPEVIACDENPDATYDYRSDIWSLGITAIEMAEGAPPLCDMHPMRALFLIPRNPPPRLKSKKWSKKFTDFIDTCLIKTYLSRPPTEQLLKFPFIRDQPTERQVRIQLKDHIDRSRKKRGEKEETEYEYSGSEEEDDSHGEEGEPSSIMNVPGESTLRREFLRLQQENKSNSEAVKQQLQQQQLQQQRDPEAHIQHLLHQRQRRIEEQKEERRRVEEQQRREREQRKLQEKEQQRLEDMQALRREEERRQAEREQEYIRHRLEEEQRQLEILQQQLLQEQALLLEYKRKQLEEQRQSERLQRQLQQEHAYLKSLQQQQQQGLPADRKPLYHYGRGVAAADKPAWAREVEERTRMNKQQNSPLAKTKPGSTGPETPLPQATPGPPGPLSQTPPMQRPVEPQEGPHKSLVAHRVPLKPYAAPVPRSQSLQDQPTRNLAAFPAAHEPDPAIPTPSATPSARGAVIRQNSDPTSEGPGPSPSPPAWVRPDSEAPPKVPQRTSSIAAALNTSGAGGTRPAQAVRASNPDLRRSDPGWERPEGALPSHGHLPQAGSLERNRVGASSKLDSSPVLSPGNKAKPEDHRSRPGRPASYKRAIGEDFVLLKERALDEAPRPPKKAMDYSSSSEEVESSEDEEESNGEPSEGSRDTPGARDGDTDSVSTMVVHDVEEMAGTQTPYGGGTMVVQRTPEEERGLLHADSNGYTNLPDVVQPSHSPTESGKGQSPPSKDGGSDYQSRGLVKAPGKSSFTMFVDLGVYQPGGSGDTIPITALVGGEGGRLDQLQYDVRKGSVVNVNPTNTRAHSETPEIRKYKKRFNSEILCAALWGVNLLVGTENGLMLLDRSGQGKVYGLIGRRRFQQMDVLEGLNLLITISGKRNKLRVYYLSWLRNKILHNDPDVEKKQGWTTVGDMEGCGHYRVVKYERIKFLVIALKSSVEVYAWAPKPYHKFMAFKSFADLPHRPLLVDLTVEEGQRLKVIYGSSAGFHAVDVDSGNSYDIYIPVHIQSQITPHAIIFLPDTDGMEMLLCYEDEGVYVNTYGRIIKDVVLQWGEMPTSVAYICSNQIMGWGEKAIEIRSVETGHLDGVFMHKRAQRLKFLCERNDKVFFASVRSGGSSQVYFMTLNRNCIMNW, encoded by the exons ATGGGCGACCCAGCCCCCGCCCGCAGCCTGGACGACATCGACCTGTCCGCCCTGCGG GACCCTGCTGGAATCTTTGAGCTGGTGGAGGTGGTCGGCAATGGAACATACGGACAGGTGTACAAG GGTCGGCATGTCAAGACTGGGCAGCTGGCTGCCATCAAGGTCATGGACGTCACGGAG gacgaggaggaggagatCAAACAGGAGATCAACATGCTGAAGAAGTACTCGCACCACCGCAACATTGCCACCTACTACGGGGCCTTCATCAAGAAGAGCCCGCCCGGGAACGACGACCAGCTCTGG CTGGTGATGGAGTTCTGCGGCGCAGGCTCCGTGACGGACCTGGTAAAGAACACGAAGGGGAACGCCCTGAAGGAAGACTGCATCGCCTACATCTGCCGGGAGATCCTGCGG GGTCTGGCCCATCTCCACGCTCACAAGGTGATTCATCGGGACATCAAGGGGCAGAACGTGCTGCTGACAGAGAATGCCGAGGTCAAGCTAG TGGATTTCGGGGTGAGTGCCCAGCTGGACCGCACCGTGGGCAGGCGGAACACTTTCATCGGGACCCCCTACTGGATGGCCCCAGAGGTCATCGCCTGTGACGAGAACCCCGACGCCACCTACGATTACCGG aGTGACATTTGGTCTCTAGGAATCACAGCCATCGAGATGGCAGAGGGGGCCCCCC CTCTGTGCGACATGCACCCCATGCGAGCCCTCTTCCTCATCCCACGGAACCCACCCCCCAGACTCAAGTCCAAGAAATG GTCTAAGAAGTTCACCGACTTCATCGACACATGTCTTATCAAGACGTACCTGAGCCGCCCGCCTACGGAGCAGCTGCTCAAGTTCCCCTTCATCCGCGACCAGCCCACCGAGCGCCAGGTCCGCATCCAGCTCAAGGACCACATAGACCGCTCCCGGAAGAAGCGAGGCGAGAAGG AGGAGACCGAGTATGAGTACAGCGGCAGCGAGGAGGAGGACGACAGCCACGGAGAGGAAGGCGAGCCCAG ctccatCATGAATGTGCCCGGGGAGTCCACGCTGCGCCGGGAATTCCTGCGGCTGCAGCAGGAGAACAAGAGCAACTCGGAGGCCGTGAAGCAGCAgttgcagcagcagcagctccagcAGCAGCGCGACCCTGAGGCACACATCCAGCACCTGCTGCACCAGCGCCAGCGCCGCAtcgaggagcagaaggaggagcgGCGGCGCGTGGAGGAG CAACAGCGGCGGGAGCGGGAGCAGCGGAAGCtgcaggagaaggagcagcagcgGCTGGAGGACATGCAGGCCCTGCGGCGGGAGGAGGAGCGGCGGCAGGCGGAGCGCGAGCAG gaGTATATCCGTCACAGGCTAGAGGAGGAGCAGCGACAGCTCGAGATCCTCCAGCAACAGCTGCTCCAGGAACAGGCCCTGCTGCTG GAGTACAAGCGGAAGCAGCTGGAGGAGCAGCGGCAGTCGGAGCGGCTCCAGCGGCAGCTGCAGCAGGAGCACGCCTACCTCAAGtccctccagcagcagcagcagcagggcctGCCCGCAGACAGGAAGCCGCTCTATCACTACGGCCGCGGCGTCGCTGCCGCTGACAAGCCGGCTTGGGCCCGGGAG GTGGAGGAGAGAACGAGGATGAACAAGCAGCAGAACTCCCCCTTGGCCAAGACCAAGCCAGGCAGCACGGGGCCcgagacccccctcccccaggccacccCTGGGCCCCCAGGCCCCCTTTCCCAAACCCCTCCTATGCAGAGGCCGGTGGAGCCCCAGGAGGGACCGCACAAG AGCCTGGTGGCGCACCGGGTCCCACTGAAGCCATATGCAGCGCCTGTACCCCGATCCCAGTCCCTGCAGGACCAACCCACCCGAAACCTGGCTGCCTTCCCAGCCGCCCATGAGCCCGACCCTGCCATCCCCACGCCCAGTGCCACGCCCAGCGCCCGAGGAGCCGTCATCCGCCAGAACTCAGATCCCACCTCCGAAGGGCCTGGCCCCAGCCCGAGCCCCCCAGCCTGGGTCCGGCCGGATTCTGAGGCCCCACCCAAG GTGCCTCAGAGGACCTCCTCCATCGCCGCTGCCCTCAACACCAGTGGGGCCGGAGGGACCCGGCCGGCTCAGGCTGTCCGCGCCAG CAACCCCGACCTCAGGAGGAGCGACCCTGGCTGGGAGCGACCAGAAGGTGCCCTTCCGTCTCACGGGCACCTCCCACAGGCCGGCTCGCTGGAGCGGAACCGCGTGGGAG CCTCCTCCAAACTGGACAGCTCCCCCGTGCTCTCCCCTGGGAACAAAGCCAAGCCCGAGGACCACCGCTCCCGGCCAGGCCGGCCAGCA AGCTATAAGCGTGCCATCGGTGAG gATTTCGTGCTGTTGAAAGAGCGAGCCCTGGACGAGGCCCCGCGGCCTCCCAAGAAGGCCATGGACTACTCATCCTCCAGTGAGGAGGTCGAAAGCAGTGAAGATGAGGAGGAAAGCAACGGCGAGCCCTCCGAGGGGAGCAGAGATACCCCCGGGGCCCG CGACGGAGACACCGACAGTGTCAGCACCATGGTGGTCCACGACGTGGAGGAGATGGCCGGGACCCAGACCCCATATGGGGGCGGCACCATGGTGGTCCAGCGC ACCCCCGAGGAGGAGCGCGGCCTGCTACACGCGGACAGCAATGGCTACACCAACCTTCCTGACGTCGTCCAGCCCAGCCACTCGCCCACGGAGAGTGGCAAAGGCCAAAGCCCCCCGTCGAAGGACGGAGGCAGCGAT taCCAGTCTCGTGGGCTGGTAAAGGCCCCTGGCAAGAGCTCATTCACCATGTTTGTGGACCTAGGGGTCTACCAGCCCGGAGGCAGTGGGGACACCATCCCCATCACAG CCCTGGTAGGGGGAGAGGGTGGCCGGCTGGATCAGCTCCAGTACGACGTCCGGAAAGGGTCCGTGGTCAACGTGAACCCCACCAACACCCGCGCCCACAGCGAGACCCCTGAGATTCGGAAGTACAAGAAGCGGTTCAATTCAGAGATCCTCTGTGCGGCCCTTTGGG GTGTCAACCTGCTGGTGGGCACGGAGAACGGCCTGATGCTGCTGGACCGCAGTGGCCAGGGCAAGGTGTACGGGCTCATCGGGCGGCGGCGCTTCCAGCAAATGGACGTGCTAGAAGGTCTCAACCTGCTTATCACCATCTCAG GGAAAAGGAACAAACTGCGGGTTTATTACCTGTCTTGGCTCCGGAACAAGATTCTGCACAACGACCCGGATGTGGAGAAGAAGCAGGGCTGGACCACCGTGGGGGACATGGAGGGCTGCGGGCACTACCGCGTGG TGAAATACGAGCGCATTAAGTTCCTGGTCATCGCCCTGAAGAGCTCCGTGGAGGTGTACGCCTGGGCTCCCAAGCCCTACCACAAGTTCATGGCCTTCAAG TCCTTCGCGGACCTCCCTCACCGCCCTCTGCTGGTCGACCTGACCGTGGAAGAGGGTCAGCGGCTCAAGGTCATCTATGGCTCCAGCGCCGGCTTCCATGCGGTGGACGTGGACTCGGGGAACAGCTACGACATCTACATCCCCGTGCAC ATCCAGAGCCAGATCACGCCCCACGCCATTATCTTCCTCCCCGACACCGACGGCATGGAGATGCTGCTCTGCTACGAGGACGAGGGCGTCTACGTGAACACCTATGGGCGGATCATTAAGGACGTGGTGCTGCAGTGGGGAGAGATGCCCACCTCCGTGG ccTACATCTGCTCCAACCAGATCATGGGCTGGGGCGAGAAAGCCATTGAGATCCGCTCGGTGGAGACGGGCCACCTGGACGGTGTCTTCATGCACAAACGGGCCCAGAGGCTCAAGTTCCTGTGCGAGCGGAATGACAAG GTGTTCTTCGCCTCAGTCCGCTCTGGGGGCAGCAGCCAGGTTTACTTCATGACACTGAACCGGAACTGCATCATGAACTGGTGA
- the MINK1 gene encoding misshapen-like kinase 1 isoform X8 — protein MGDPAPARSLDDIDLSALRDPAGIFELVEVVGNGTYGQVYKGRHVKTGQLAAIKVMDVTEDEEEEIKQEINMLKKYSHHRNIATYYGAFIKKSPPGNDDQLWLVMEFCGAGSVTDLVKNTKGNALKEDCIAYICREILRGLAHLHAHKVIHRDIKGQNVLLTENAEVKLVDFGVSAQLDRTVGRRNTFIGTPYWMAPEVIACDENPDATYDYRSDIWSLGITAIEMAEGAPPLCDMHPMRALFLIPRNPPPRLKSKKWSKKFTDFIDTCLIKTYLSRPPTEQLLKFPFIRDQPTERQVRIQLKDHIDRSRKKRGEKEETEYEYSGSEEEDDSHGEEGEPSSIMNVPGESTLRREFLRLQQENKSNSEAVKQQLQQQQLQQQRDPEAHIQHLLHQRQRRIEEQKEERRRVEEQQRREREQRKLQEKEQQRLEDMQALRREEERRQAEREQEYKRKQLEEQRQSERLQRQLQQEHAYLKSLQQQQQQGLPADRKPLYHYGRGVAAADKPAWAREVEERTRMNKQQNSPLAKTKPGSTGPETPLPQATPGPPGPLSQTPPMQRPVEPQEGPHKSLVAHRVPLKPYAAPVPRSQSLQDQPTRNLAAFPAAHEPDPAIPTPSATPSARGAVIRQNSDPTSEGPGPSPSPPAWVRPDSEAPPKVPQRTSSIAAALNTSGAGGTRPAQAVRASNPDLRRSDPGWERPEGALPSHGHLPQAGSLERNRVGASSKLDSSPVLSPGNKAKPEDHRSRPGRPASYKRAIGEDFVLLKERALDEAPRPPKKAMDYSSSSEEVESSEDEEESNGEPSEGSRDTPGARDGDTDSVSTMVVHDVEEMAGTQTPYGGGTMVVQRTPEEERGLLHADSNGYTNLPDVVQPSHSPTESGKGQSPPSKDGGSDYQSRGLVKAPGKSSFTMFVDLGVYQPGGSGDTIPITALVGGEGGRLDQLQYDVRKGSVVNVNPTNTRAHSETPEIRKYKKRFNSEILCAALWGVNLLVGTENGLMLLDRSGQGKVYGLIGRRRFQQMDVLEGLNLLITISGKRNKLRVYYLSWLRNKILHNDPDVEKKQGWTTVGDMEGCGHYRVVKYERIKFLVIALKSSVEVYAWAPKPYHKFMAFKSFADLPHRPLLVDLTVEEGQRLKVIYGSSAGFHAVDVDSGNSYDIYIPVHIQSQITPHAIIFLPDTDGMEMLLCYEDEGVYVNTYGRIIKDVVLQWGEMPTSVAYICSNQIMGWGEKAIEIRSVETGHLDGVFMHKRAQRLKFLCERNDKVFFASVRSGGSSQVYFMTLNRNCIMNW, from the exons ATGGGCGACCCAGCCCCCGCCCGCAGCCTGGACGACATCGACCTGTCCGCCCTGCGG GACCCTGCTGGAATCTTTGAGCTGGTGGAGGTGGTCGGCAATGGAACATACGGACAGGTGTACAAG GGTCGGCATGTCAAGACTGGGCAGCTGGCTGCCATCAAGGTCATGGACGTCACGGAG gacgaggaggaggagatCAAACAGGAGATCAACATGCTGAAGAAGTACTCGCACCACCGCAACATTGCCACCTACTACGGGGCCTTCATCAAGAAGAGCCCGCCCGGGAACGACGACCAGCTCTGG CTGGTGATGGAGTTCTGCGGCGCAGGCTCCGTGACGGACCTGGTAAAGAACACGAAGGGGAACGCCCTGAAGGAAGACTGCATCGCCTACATCTGCCGGGAGATCCTGCGG GGTCTGGCCCATCTCCACGCTCACAAGGTGATTCATCGGGACATCAAGGGGCAGAACGTGCTGCTGACAGAGAATGCCGAGGTCAAGCTAG TGGATTTCGGGGTGAGTGCCCAGCTGGACCGCACCGTGGGCAGGCGGAACACTTTCATCGGGACCCCCTACTGGATGGCCCCAGAGGTCATCGCCTGTGACGAGAACCCCGACGCCACCTACGATTACCGG aGTGACATTTGGTCTCTAGGAATCACAGCCATCGAGATGGCAGAGGGGGCCCCCC CTCTGTGCGACATGCACCCCATGCGAGCCCTCTTCCTCATCCCACGGAACCCACCCCCCAGACTCAAGTCCAAGAAATG GTCTAAGAAGTTCACCGACTTCATCGACACATGTCTTATCAAGACGTACCTGAGCCGCCCGCCTACGGAGCAGCTGCTCAAGTTCCCCTTCATCCGCGACCAGCCCACCGAGCGCCAGGTCCGCATCCAGCTCAAGGACCACATAGACCGCTCCCGGAAGAAGCGAGGCGAGAAGG AGGAGACCGAGTATGAGTACAGCGGCAGCGAGGAGGAGGACGACAGCCACGGAGAGGAAGGCGAGCCCAG ctccatCATGAATGTGCCCGGGGAGTCCACGCTGCGCCGGGAATTCCTGCGGCTGCAGCAGGAGAACAAGAGCAACTCGGAGGCCGTGAAGCAGCAgttgcagcagcagcagctccagcAGCAGCGCGACCCTGAGGCACACATCCAGCACCTGCTGCACCAGCGCCAGCGCCGCAtcgaggagcagaaggaggagcgGCGGCGCGTGGAGGAG CAACAGCGGCGGGAGCGGGAGCAGCGGAAGCtgcaggagaaggagcagcagcgGCTGGAGGACATGCAGGCCCTGCGGCGGGAGGAGGAGCGGCGGCAGGCGGAGCGCGAGCAG GAGTACAAGCGGAAGCAGCTGGAGGAGCAGCGGCAGTCGGAGCGGCTCCAGCGGCAGCTGCAGCAGGAGCACGCCTACCTCAAGtccctccagcagcagcagcagcagggcctGCCCGCAGACAGGAAGCCGCTCTATCACTACGGCCGCGGCGTCGCTGCCGCTGACAAGCCGGCTTGGGCCCGGGAG GTGGAGGAGAGAACGAGGATGAACAAGCAGCAGAACTCCCCCTTGGCCAAGACCAAGCCAGGCAGCACGGGGCCcgagacccccctcccccaggccacccCTGGGCCCCCAGGCCCCCTTTCCCAAACCCCTCCTATGCAGAGGCCGGTGGAGCCCCAGGAGGGACCGCACAAG AGCCTGGTGGCGCACCGGGTCCCACTGAAGCCATATGCAGCGCCTGTACCCCGATCCCAGTCCCTGCAGGACCAACCCACCCGAAACCTGGCTGCCTTCCCAGCCGCCCATGAGCCCGACCCTGCCATCCCCACGCCCAGTGCCACGCCCAGCGCCCGAGGAGCCGTCATCCGCCAGAACTCAGATCCCACCTCCGAAGGGCCTGGCCCCAGCCCGAGCCCCCCAGCCTGGGTCCGGCCGGATTCTGAGGCCCCACCCAAG GTGCCTCAGAGGACCTCCTCCATCGCCGCTGCCCTCAACACCAGTGGGGCCGGAGGGACCCGGCCGGCTCAGGCTGTCCGCGCCAG CAACCCCGACCTCAGGAGGAGCGACCCTGGCTGGGAGCGACCAGAAGGTGCCCTTCCGTCTCACGGGCACCTCCCACAGGCCGGCTCGCTGGAGCGGAACCGCGTGGGAG CCTCCTCCAAACTGGACAGCTCCCCCGTGCTCTCCCCTGGGAACAAAGCCAAGCCCGAGGACCACCGCTCCCGGCCAGGCCGGCCAGCA AGCTATAAGCGTGCCATCGGTGAG gATTTCGTGCTGTTGAAAGAGCGAGCCCTGGACGAGGCCCCGCGGCCTCCCAAGAAGGCCATGGACTACTCATCCTCCAGTGAGGAGGTCGAAAGCAGTGAAGATGAGGAGGAAAGCAACGGCGAGCCCTCCGAGGGGAGCAGAGATACCCCCGGGGCCCG CGACGGAGACACCGACAGTGTCAGCACCATGGTGGTCCACGACGTGGAGGAGATGGCCGGGACCCAGACCCCATATGGGGGCGGCACCATGGTGGTCCAGCGC ACCCCCGAGGAGGAGCGCGGCCTGCTACACGCGGACAGCAATGGCTACACCAACCTTCCTGACGTCGTCCAGCCCAGCCACTCGCCCACGGAGAGTGGCAAAGGCCAAAGCCCCCCGTCGAAGGACGGAGGCAGCGAT taCCAGTCTCGTGGGCTGGTAAAGGCCCCTGGCAAGAGCTCATTCACCATGTTTGTGGACCTAGGGGTCTACCAGCCCGGAGGCAGTGGGGACACCATCCCCATCACAG CCCTGGTAGGGGGAGAGGGTGGCCGGCTGGATCAGCTCCAGTACGACGTCCGGAAAGGGTCCGTGGTCAACGTGAACCCCACCAACACCCGCGCCCACAGCGAGACCCCTGAGATTCGGAAGTACAAGAAGCGGTTCAATTCAGAGATCCTCTGTGCGGCCCTTTGGG GTGTCAACCTGCTGGTGGGCACGGAGAACGGCCTGATGCTGCTGGACCGCAGTGGCCAGGGCAAGGTGTACGGGCTCATCGGGCGGCGGCGCTTCCAGCAAATGGACGTGCTAGAAGGTCTCAACCTGCTTATCACCATCTCAG GGAAAAGGAACAAACTGCGGGTTTATTACCTGTCTTGGCTCCGGAACAAGATTCTGCACAACGACCCGGATGTGGAGAAGAAGCAGGGCTGGACCACCGTGGGGGACATGGAGGGCTGCGGGCACTACCGCGTGG TGAAATACGAGCGCATTAAGTTCCTGGTCATCGCCCTGAAGAGCTCCGTGGAGGTGTACGCCTGGGCTCCCAAGCCCTACCACAAGTTCATGGCCTTCAAG TCCTTCGCGGACCTCCCTCACCGCCCTCTGCTGGTCGACCTGACCGTGGAAGAGGGTCAGCGGCTCAAGGTCATCTATGGCTCCAGCGCCGGCTTCCATGCGGTGGACGTGGACTCGGGGAACAGCTACGACATCTACATCCCCGTGCAC ATCCAGAGCCAGATCACGCCCCACGCCATTATCTTCCTCCCCGACACCGACGGCATGGAGATGCTGCTCTGCTACGAGGACGAGGGCGTCTACGTGAACACCTATGGGCGGATCATTAAGGACGTGGTGCTGCAGTGGGGAGAGATGCCCACCTCCGTGG ccTACATCTGCTCCAACCAGATCATGGGCTGGGGCGAGAAAGCCATTGAGATCCGCTCGGTGGAGACGGGCCACCTGGACGGTGTCTTCATGCACAAACGGGCCCAGAGGCTCAAGTTCCTGTGCGAGCGGAATGACAAG GTGTTCTTCGCCTCAGTCCGCTCTGGGGGCAGCAGCCAGGTTTACTTCATGACACTGAACCGGAACTGCATCATGAACTGGTGA